One segment of Paraburkholderia bonniea DNA contains the following:
- a CDS encoding cytochrome C assembly family protein: MDIVLYALTVLLYGGLAVAGWHAHRRAGVPAMLGRVPAMAGMPAATGAAGLGRYGRVMLLVALLAHGVLLHVTIFPQNAMVFGFAFALSAMLWLGVGIYWIESFFFPLDGLRLLVLPLACIAALLPLAFGGTRVLSYSAAPLFKLHFLIANIAYGLFAIAALHAVLMLLVERRLHAMRGGALQQQGAAAGNGWLASWLDTLPPLLTLEKLLFRLIGAGFVLLTLTLLSGILFNEQLVGRALVLDHKTVFAILSWLMFGALLTARKVSGWRGRAALRWVLVSFVALLFAYVGSRFVFEVLMHHPVI, translated from the coding sequence ATGGATATTGTACTGTATGCCCTTACTGTGCTTCTGTATGGCGGTCTCGCTGTGGCGGGCTGGCATGCGCACCGGCGCGCCGGCGTGCCGGCGATGCTGGGCCGCGTGCCCGCGATGGCGGGTATGCCAGCGGCCACTGGTGCAGCAGGTCTAGGCCGCTACGGCCGTGTGATGCTGCTGGTTGCGCTGCTCGCGCATGGCGTGCTGCTGCACGTCACTATTTTTCCGCAAAACGCGATGGTGTTTGGTTTCGCGTTCGCGTTGTCCGCAATGCTCTGGCTCGGCGTGGGCATCTACTGGATCGAGAGTTTCTTTTTCCCGCTAGATGGCTTGCGGTTGCTGGTGTTGCCTCTCGCTTGTATTGCGGCCTTGCTGCCGCTAGCGTTTGGCGGCACTAGGGTTTTGTCGTATTCAGCGGCACCGCTCTTCAAACTCCATTTTCTGATTGCCAACATTGCATATGGGTTGTTTGCGATTGCAGCGCTGCATGCCGTTTTAATGTTGCTTGTCGAGCGCCGGCTTCACGCGATGCGTGGCGGGGCGCTGCAGCAACAAGGCGCGGCAGCTGGCAATGGCTGGCTTGCGAGCTGGCTCGATACGCTGCCGCCGCTCCTCACGCTCGAAAAATTGCTGTTTCGCCTGATCGGCGCGGGTTTTGTGCTGCTCACGCTGACCCTGCTTTCGGGCATCCTGTTTAATGAGCAACTGGTTGGCCGGGCACTGGTGCTGGATCACAAAACCGTGTTTGCCATTCTCTCGTGGCTGATGTTTGGCGCGCTGCTGACCGCGCGCAAAGTGTCGGGCTGGCGTGGGCGGGCGGCATTGCGTTGGGTGCTGGTGTCGTTTGTCGCGCTGCTGTTTGCTTATGTGGGCAGCCGTTTTGTGTTCGAGGTGCTGATGCACCATCCTGTGATCTGA
- the ampD gene encoding 1,6-anhydro-N-acetylmuramyl-L-alanine amidase AmpD, with protein sequence MSASIAIAPDGWSAAAHLLPSPNADERPEGVVPTLVVIHNISLPPDTFGGSAIAELFQNALDCAAHPYYDSHLRGVRVSAHFVIHRTGMLEQFVSCNRRAWHAGLSNFLGRERCNDFSVGIELEGSDTTPFTSPQYQVLARLVTALIERYPMTAIAGHSDLAPGRKTDPGPYFDWARLQSDTALPADYFPYLKPPTAR encoded by the coding sequence ATGAGCGCGAGTATTGCTATTGCACCTGATGGCTGGAGCGCTGCGGCGCACCTGCTGCCGTCGCCGAATGCCGACGAGCGTCCCGAGGGGGTGGTGCCAACCCTTGTCGTGATCCACAACATCAGCTTGCCGCCGGATACCTTTGGCGGTAGCGCGATTGCAGAGCTATTCCAGAACGCCCTTGATTGTGCTGCTCACCCGTACTACGACAGTCATCTGCGTGGCGTGCGAGTGTCGGCGCATTTCGTGATTCACCGGACCGGCATGCTGGAACAGTTCGTGTCCTGTAACCGGCGAGCCTGGCATGCCGGACTGTCGAATTTTCTCGGGCGCGAACGGTGCAATGATTTTTCTGTGGGCATCGAGCTGGAAGGCAGCGACACCACGCCTTTTACTTCCCCGCAATATCAAGTGCTGGCGCGCCTCGTCACAGCTCTGATTGAGCGCTATCCGATGACGGCCATCGCTGGTCATTCGGATCTTGCGCCTGGCCGTAAAACCGACCCCGGGCCGTATTTTGACTGGGCTCGCCTGCAGTCCGATACGGCGCTTCCCGCCGATTATTTCCCCTATCTCAAGCCGCCCACCGCGCGATAA
- the ffh gene encoding signal recognition particle protein, with translation MLDNLTQRMARVVKTLRGEARLTEANTQDMLREVRLALLEADVALPVVREFVARVKEKALGEEVLSSLSPGQALVGVVQRELTAVIGGDYEGQAVELNLAVTPPAIILMAGLQGAGKTTTVGKLAKLLREKHKKKVLTVSCDVYRPAAIAQLKSVTEQVGADFFPSEPEQKPVDIARAAVDWAKRHYHDVVLVDTAGRLGIDEAMMQEITALHQALNPVETLFVVDAMLGQDAVNTAKAFNDALPLTGVVLTKLDGDSRGGAALSVRHITGKPIKFVGVAEKLDGLEVFHPDRMANRILGMGDILALVEEAQRGVDVQAAQKLADKVKKGGDFDLNDFRAQLSQMKNMGGLSTLMDKLPAQFQQAASGADMGQAEKQMRRMEGIICSMTPAERAKPELIKATRKRRIAAGAGVQVQEVNRMLNQYDQMRTMMKKLKGGNMQKMMRGMKGMLPGMR, from the coding sequence ATGCTCGACAATCTGACCCAACGGATGGCGCGCGTCGTCAAGACGCTGCGCGGCGAAGCCCGGCTTACCGAGGCCAACACACAAGACATGCTGCGCGAAGTACGGCTCGCCCTCCTTGAGGCAGACGTTGCGTTGCCCGTGGTGCGCGAATTTGTCGCCAGAGTAAAAGAAAAAGCGCTCGGCGAAGAAGTACTCAGCAGCCTGTCACCCGGCCAGGCTCTGGTTGGCGTGGTACAGCGCGAACTGACCGCAGTGATCGGTGGCGATTATGAAGGTCAAGCCGTCGAACTCAATCTCGCCGTCACGCCACCCGCGATCATCCTGATGGCCGGGCTGCAAGGCGCAGGCAAAACAACGACCGTCGGCAAGCTGGCCAAGCTGCTGCGCGAAAAGCACAAAAAGAAAGTGCTCACGGTGTCGTGCGACGTCTACCGCCCAGCCGCCATTGCACAGCTGAAATCCGTCACCGAACAGGTGGGTGCCGATTTCTTCCCTTCAGAGCCCGAACAAAAACCCGTTGATATTGCACGCGCCGCCGTCGACTGGGCCAAACGTCATTACCACGATGTAGTGCTAGTCGATACGGCAGGCCGCCTCGGGATTGACGAGGCCATGATGCAAGAAATCACCGCCCTGCATCAGGCGCTCAATCCTGTCGAAACCCTGTTCGTCGTCGACGCCATGCTGGGCCAGGACGCCGTTAATACCGCCAAGGCCTTCAACGATGCACTGCCGCTAACAGGCGTGGTGCTCACCAAACTCGATGGTGATTCACGAGGCGGTGCCGCTCTGTCAGTACGCCACATCACCGGCAAGCCAATCAAGTTCGTCGGGGTAGCAGAAAAACTCGATGGCCTTGAGGTGTTCCATCCTGACCGGATGGCGAACCGGATTCTCGGGATGGGCGACATCCTCGCGCTGGTTGAAGAAGCGCAGCGCGGCGTGGATGTTCAAGCGGCGCAAAAACTCGCCGACAAGGTAAAAAAAGGCGGCGACTTTGATCTCAATGATTTCCGCGCGCAACTGTCACAAATGAAAAACATGGGTGGCCTTTCCACCTTGATGGACAAGCTCCCTGCCCAATTTCAGCAAGCCGCCTCGGGGGCTGATATGGGCCAGGCGGAAAAACAGATGCGCCGCATGGAAGGCATCATCTGCTCCATGACCCCGGCAGAGCGCGCCAAACCCGAACTTATCAAGGCCACGCGCAAACGCCGTATCGCTGCAGGCGCGGGCGTGCAGGTGCAGGAAGTGAATCGGATGCTGAACCAGTACGACCAGATGCGCACAATGATGAAAAAGCTCAAGGGCGGCAACATGCAGAAGATGATGCGAGGCATGAAGGGCATGCTGCCCGGCATGCGTTAA
- a CDS encoding ribonucleoside-diphosphate reductase subunit alpha translates to MQTTDNATTRYEGASIGHAHGGQAPDESLVSQTTFADYKVIRRNGGVVLFEPSKISIAVTKAFLAVNGGQGAASARVREQVEQLTQSVVRALLRSRPNGGTFHIEDIQDQVELALMRGGEHHVARAYVLYREKRSQARGHEPEVAAGVSGLTVVDGGVSRPLDLGALRGIIESACANLGEAVVAEPIVAETVKNLYDGVPMTQVYDSAILAARTMIEKDPAYSQATARILLHTIRREILAEEVTQEAMGERYAEYFPQFIKRGVQAELLDEKLMQFDLKRLGAALDANRDLQFGYLGLQTLYDRYFLHHDGVRIELPQAFFMRVAMGLALSEIDREARAIEFYNVLSSFDFMSSTPTLFNAGTRRSQLSSCYLTTVADDLDGIYEALKENALLSKFAGGLGNDWTQVRALGSHIKGTNGKSQGVVPFLKVVNDTAVAVNQGGKRKGAVCAYLETWHLDIEEFLELRKNTGDDRRRTHDMNTSNWIPDLFMKRVMEGGDWTLFSPSTCPDLHDKFGADFEAAYTAYEDKVARGEIKLFKKLPAAQLWRKMLGMLFETGHPWITFKDPCNIRSPQQHVGVVHSSNLCTEITLNTSETEIAVCNLGSVNLVAHLAKQADGTLALDHDKLQRTIRVAMRMLDNVIDINYYAVAKARNSNLKHRPVGMGIMGFQDCLHLLRTPYASQQAVEFADRSMEAVCYYAYYASTELAEERGRYSSYRGSLWDRGILPQDTLKLLADARGGYVEVDSSESMDWSGLRARIATHGMRNSNCVAIAPTATISNIIGVSACIEPTFQNLYVKSNLSGEFTVVNDYLVRDLKERGLWDEVMVADLKYFDGTLSRIDRIPADLRAIYATAFEIDPRWLVEAASRRQKWIDQAQSLNIYMGGASGKKLDEVYKLAWLRGLKTTYYLRTMSATHVEKSTVAHGALNSVSSGGSSGGDDSSGGAAGGSSGFGSSGGAAGHDGMQASAEQADGPVCMMRPGDPGFEECEACQ, encoded by the coding sequence ATGCAAACGACCGATAACGCGACGACCCGGTACGAGGGTGCATCCATTGGCCATGCCCATGGTGGGCAGGCACCAGATGAATCACTGGTATCCCAGACCACGTTCGCCGATTACAAGGTAATTCGCCGCAACGGTGGCGTTGTGTTGTTCGAGCCGTCAAAAATCTCGATCGCAGTGACCAAGGCTTTTCTGGCGGTCAATGGCGGTCAGGGCGCAGCATCGGCGCGTGTGCGTGAACAGGTCGAGCAACTGACGCAAAGCGTGGTGCGTGCATTGCTGCGCAGCCGCCCAAATGGCGGGACGTTCCATATCGAAGATATTCAGGATCAGGTTGAACTTGCGCTGATGCGAGGTGGCGAGCATCACGTTGCGCGTGCTTACGTGCTGTACCGCGAAAAACGCAGTCAGGCCCGTGGCCATGAGCCTGAAGTGGCGGCTGGCGTATCGGGCTTGACCGTTGTCGATGGCGGGGTGTCGCGGCCGCTTGATCTGGGTGCGTTGCGCGGCATCATCGAATCCGCCTGTGCAAATCTGGGCGAAGCGGTTGTAGCGGAGCCGATCGTCGCAGAAACGGTGAAGAACCTGTACGACGGCGTTCCGATGACCCAGGTGTATGACTCGGCCATCCTCGCTGCCCGGACGATGATCGAAAAAGATCCGGCCTATAGTCAGGCTACGGCCCGTATCCTGCTGCATACGATCCGCCGTGAAATTCTTGCCGAAGAAGTGACCCAGGAAGCAATGGGCGAGCGCTATGCGGAATATTTCCCGCAGTTCATCAAGCGTGGCGTGCAGGCAGAGCTGCTTGATGAAAAATTGATGCAGTTCGACCTGAAGCGTCTGGGTGCGGCACTCGATGCCAACCGCGATCTCCAGTTCGGCTACCTCGGCTTGCAGACGCTGTATGACCGTTATTTCCTGCATCACGATGGTGTGCGGATCGAGTTGCCGCAGGCATTTTTCATGCGCGTGGCGATGGGTCTCGCGCTAAGCGAGATCGACCGTGAAGCCCGTGCGATCGAGTTCTACAACGTGCTCTCCAGCTTCGACTTCATGAGCTCGACGCCGACCCTGTTCAATGCCGGCACGCGCCGTTCGCAGCTGTCGTCGTGCTATCTGACCACGGTCGCCGATGATCTTGATGGTATCTACGAAGCCCTGAAAGAAAACGCGCTGCTGTCGAAGTTTGCGGGTGGTCTGGGCAACGACTGGACCCAGGTCCGGGCGCTGGGCTCCCATATCAAGGGCACCAACGGCAAATCGCAGGGCGTGGTGCCGTTCCTGAAAGTCGTCAACGACACCGCCGTGGCAGTCAACCAGGGCGGCAAGCGCAAGGGCGCGGTGTGCGCCTACCTGGAAACATGGCACCTGGACATCGAAGAGTTTCTGGAGCTGCGCAAAAATACCGGGGATGACCGCCGCCGCACGCACGATATGAACACGTCGAACTGGATTCCCGATCTGTTCATGAAGCGGGTCATGGAAGGCGGCGACTGGACGCTGTTCTCGCCATCCACCTGCCCGGATCTGCATGACAAGTTCGGCGCAGACTTCGAAGCGGCTTATACCGCTTACGAAGACAAAGTGGCTCGCGGCGAAATCAAACTGTTCAAGAAGCTTCCCGCCGCGCAACTGTGGCGCAAGATGCTCGGAATGCTGTTTGAAACCGGCCATCCATGGATCACCTTCAAGGATCCGTGCAATATCCGCAGCCCGCAGCAGCACGTTGGCGTGGTTCACTCATCCAATTTGTGCACCGAGATCACGCTGAACACCAGCGAAACTGAAATTGCTGTGTGCAACCTGGGTTCGGTCAATCTGGTGGCGCACTTGGCAAAGCAGGCTGATGGCACGCTGGCACTCGATCACGACAAGTTGCAGCGCACCATTCGCGTGGCGATGCGGATGCTCGACAACGTGATCGACATCAACTACTACGCGGTTGCCAAGGCACGTAACTCGAACCTGAAGCACCGGCCGGTTGGCATGGGCATCATGGGCTTCCAGGATTGCCTGCATCTGTTGCGCACACCTTATGCATCACAACAGGCGGTTGAGTTTGCCGACCGTTCGATGGAAGCCGTCTGCTACTACGCGTATTACGCCTCCACTGAACTGGCAGAAGAGCGCGGCCGCTATTCGAGCTATCGCGGTTCGCTGTGGGATCGCGGCATCCTGCCGCAAGACACGCTGAAGTTGCTGGCCGATGCCCGTGGCGGTTACGTTGAAGTTGATTCGAGCGAATCCATGGACTGGTCCGGGCTGCGTGCACGGATTGCGACCCACGGCATGCGCAACTCCAACTGCGTGGCAATTGCTCCTACCGCGACCATCTCGAACATCATCGGCGTGTCGGCCTGCATTGAACCAACGTTCCAGAATTTGTATGTGAAGTCGAACCTGTCCGGCGAATTCACGGTGGTGAACGATTACCTGGTGCGAGACTTGAAGGAGCGTGGTCTGTGGGATGAGGTGATGGTTGCCGACCTGAAATACTTCGACGGCACGCTGTCACGCATTGACCGTATTCCGGCTGATCTGCGCGCGATCTATGCGACGGCATTTGAAATTGATCCGCGCTGGCTGGTCGAAGCGGCATCGCGGCGCCAGAAGTGGATTGACCAGGCGCAGTCGCTGAATATTTATATGGGCGGCGCGTCGGGCAAGAAGCTCGATGAGGTGTACAAGCTAGCGTGGCTGCGTGGCTTGAAGACAACCTACTATCTCCGCACGATGTCGGCGACGCACGTTGAGAAATCGACGGTGGCGCATGGTGCGTTGAACTCGGTGTCGTCTGGCGGCAGCTCTGGCGGTGACGATAGTTCAGGCGGTGCGGCAGGTGGTTCGAGCGGCTTTGGTTCGAGCGGCGGTGCGGCTGGACACGACGGAATGCAGGCCTCAGCGGAGCAAGCGGATGGTCCGGTGTGCATGATGCGTCCGGGCGATCCTGGCTTCGAAGAATGTGAGGCATGCCAGTAA
- a CDS encoding hypoxanthine-guanine phosphoribosyltransferase, with protein MNREEALQILQQSEEIISAHDVSASIGTMAAAIRAEISDDFPLVLSVMGGAAVFTGMLLPHLDFPLEFDYIHLTRYRNTTQGGNEMQWRVAPAESVKDRVVLVLDDILDEGETMAAIRDRILAMGAKRFLSAVLCEKTLPQEKPLHPDFCGFAVPNRYVFGCGMDAKGYWRNLPGIRALTSLV; from the coding sequence ATGAATCGAGAAGAAGCTCTCCAGATACTCCAACAGTCCGAAGAAATCATATCGGCCCACGACGTTAGTGCATCTATCGGAACCATGGCTGCGGCCATTCGCGCCGAGATCAGCGATGATTTCCCACTGGTGCTTTCCGTCATGGGCGGCGCGGCGGTTTTCACCGGCATGCTGCTGCCGCACCTCGATTTCCCGCTTGAATTCGACTACATCCACCTGACCCGCTATCGCAATACCACTCAAGGCGGCAACGAAATGCAATGGCGTGTCGCGCCAGCCGAATCAGTCAAAGATCGCGTGGTGCTCGTTCTCGATGACATTCTTGACGAAGGCGAAACCATGGCGGCAATCCGCGACCGGATCCTCGCCATGGGGGCCAAACGCTTTTTGAGCGCGGTGCTATGCGAAAAAACCCTCCCGCAAGAAAAACCGTTACACCCTGATTTCTGCGGCTTTGCCGTGCCGAACCGTTATGTGTTCGGTTGCGGTATGGATGCCAAGGGGTACTGGCGTAATCTGCCGGGCATTCGCGCGTTGACCAGCCTGGTTTAA
- a CDS encoding RNA pyrophosphohydrolase produces the protein MLDREGFRPNVGIILLNAHNEVFWGKRLREHSWQFPQGGIKYGETPVQAMYRELHEETGLRPEHIKVIGRTRDWLRYEVPDKFIKREVRGHYRGQKQIWFLLRMLGRDCDICLRATDHPEFDAWRWNEYWVPLDCVIEFKRDVYQLALTELSRFLRRASSRAEKPGKQPHIVHFSGGDTSVTTTEVSVATSTETSLQTTMIESDLSQTEATLIRLPGLHD, from the coding sequence ATGCTGGATCGTGAAGGCTTTCGCCCGAACGTCGGCATCATCCTCTTGAACGCACACAATGAGGTGTTTTGGGGCAAACGGCTCCGTGAACATTCCTGGCAGTTTCCGCAAGGGGGGATCAAGTATGGCGAGACTCCCGTCCAAGCGATGTATCGGGAATTACACGAAGAAACCGGACTGCGTCCTGAACACATCAAGGTGATCGGCCGCACACGCGACTGGCTGCGTTATGAGGTGCCGGACAAGTTCATCAAGCGCGAAGTACGTGGCCACTACCGTGGCCAAAAACAAATCTGGTTCCTGCTTCGGATGTTAGGGCGCGATTGCGATATCTGCCTACGCGCAACAGACCACCCTGAATTCGATGCGTGGCGCTGGAATGAGTACTGGGTTCCGCTAGATTGCGTGATTGAATTCAAGCGGGACGTCTATCAACTGGCACTAACGGAACTATCCCGTTTCTTGCGCCGCGCTTCGTCACGCGCGGAGAAACCTGGCAAACAGCCTCATATCGTGCATTTTTCCGGGGGCGACACATCGGTCACGACAACAGAGGTATCTGTCGCTACCAGCACCGAAACCTCGCTCCAAACCACGATGATCGAATCAGATCTCAGCCAGACGGAAGCCACGCTGATACGCTTGCCGGGTTTGCATGATTAG
- a CDS encoding proline--tRNA ligase — MKASHFFIGTLKEAPADAEIVSHKLMVRAGMIRRVAGGIYNYLPIGLRSIRKVEAIVREEMNRAGAIELLMPAVQPAELWQESGRWEKYGPELLRFKDRRQSEFVIGPTHEEVITDIARNQIKSYRQMPLNFYQVQTKFRDEIRPRFGVMRGREFIMKDAYSFDKDLAGLQASYQKMYDAYVRIFTRLGLDFRPVAADNGSIGGSGSHEFHVIAETGEDAIAYCPTSNFAANVEAAEALPLLAQRAAPAAEMQKTATPGKAKCEAVAELLAIPLEHTIKSIVLATDTGEAEPTIWLLMLRGDHELNEIKVNKLPGLGGFRFATEDEIVAWFGTPPGYLGPVGTKKPVKVIADRTVANMSDFVVGANEVDFHLTGVNWGRDLPEPVVADIRNVQKGDPSPDGKGVLDICRGIEVGHVFQLGSQYSEAMNASYLDESGKPQPMMMGCYGVGITRILGAAIEQNFDDKGIIWPEAIAPFEVVLCPMGYDRSDAVREQADKLYADLTSAGIDVILDDRGERPGVMFADWELIGVPHRLVVGDRGLKDGKIEYQGRRESEATLLPVENAAQAVTEKIRAALAS, encoded by the coding sequence ATGAAAGCCTCCCATTTCTTTATCGGTACGCTGAAGGAAGCTCCTGCTGACGCCGAGATCGTTAGCCACAAACTGATGGTGCGTGCCGGCATGATTCGTCGCGTGGCAGGCGGTATTTACAACTATTTGCCAATAGGTTTGCGCTCCATTCGCAAGGTCGAAGCGATTGTCCGCGAAGAAATGAATCGCGCTGGTGCAATCGAGCTCCTGATGCCAGCTGTTCAGCCCGCCGAGCTGTGGCAGGAGTCGGGCCGCTGGGAGAAGTACGGCCCGGAGTTGCTGCGTTTCAAGGATCGTCGGCAAAGTGAGTTCGTGATTGGGCCGACACATGAAGAGGTCATCACGGATATCGCGCGCAACCAGATCAAGAGCTATCGTCAAATGCCGCTCAATTTCTATCAGGTTCAGACTAAGTTCCGTGATGAAATCCGGCCGCGTTTTGGCGTGATGCGTGGCCGCGAATTCATCATGAAAGATGCTTACTCTTTCGATAAAGATCTGGCTGGTCTTCAAGCGTCATATCAGAAGATGTACGACGCCTACGTGCGCATTTTTACCCGCTTGGGTCTCGATTTCCGTCCGGTTGCTGCCGACAATGGCTCGATTGGCGGCAGCGGCTCGCATGAGTTTCACGTGATTGCCGAGACCGGCGAAGACGCTATCGCTTATTGCCCCACGTCAAACTTTGCCGCTAACGTTGAAGCTGCGGAAGCCTTGCCGTTGCTCGCGCAACGTGCTGCTCCGGCTGCCGAGATGCAAAAGACCGCCACACCGGGCAAAGCGAAATGCGAGGCTGTGGCCGAATTGCTGGCCATTCCGCTGGAGCACACGATCAAGTCGATTGTGCTGGCTACCGATACCGGGGAGGCTGAACCGACCATCTGGCTGCTGATGCTGCGCGGCGACCATGAGCTAAACGAAATCAAGGTCAACAAGCTGCCTGGCCTGGGCGGTTTTCGTTTTGCGACGGAAGACGAGATTGTTGCGTGGTTTGGCACTCCGCCCGGTTATCTGGGCCCGGTCGGCACTAAAAAGCCGGTCAAGGTGATTGCTGACCGTACGGTGGCGAATATGAGCGATTTCGTGGTGGGCGCGAATGAGGTCGATTTCCACCTCACAGGTGTGAATTGGGGACGTGATTTGCCAGAACCGGTCGTTGCTGATATTCGCAACGTTCAAAAGGGCGACCCATCGCCGGATGGCAAAGGGGTGCTCGATATTTGCCGCGGTATTGAGGTTGGCCACGTGTTTCAGCTTGGCAGCCAATATTCCGAAGCGATGAATGCGTCGTATCTGGATGAATCCGGCAAGCCACAGCCGATGATGATGGGCTGCTATGGCGTGGGCATTACGCGTATCCTGGGCGCAGCGATTGAACAGAACTTCGACGACAAAGGCATCATTTGGCCTGAGGCGATTGCGCCATTCGAAGTCGTGCTGTGTCCGATGGGATATGACCGTAGCGACGCAGTGCGCGAACAGGCTGACAAGCTGTATGCAGATCTCACCTCAGCAGGAATCGATGTGATTCTGGATGACCGTGGCGAGCGTCCTGGCGTAATGTTTGCCGACTGGGAACTGATCGGTGTGCCGCATCGCCTGGTGGTTGGCGATCGTGGTCTGAAAGACGGCAAGATCGAATATCAGGGGCGACGTGAAAGCGAAGCGACGCTGTTGCCAGTCGAGAATGCAGCGCAGGCGGTGACGGAAAAAATTCGTGCGGCACTGGCGAGCTAA
- a CDS encoding CNP1-like family protein has product MKALVFAAAVISAAALLAGCASKPSNKDDSAFTYLLDRPSNWVENKLEGLPPLPQANNLQPFNVSQNTRLQFSLDTQSLSVGTDGVVRYTVVITSPAGARNVNYEGIRCDTYSWRLYAGLDADHSGWDQTVANDWTRIENGELNAYHAALYQDYFCASKMPVGSAKQIIENMRYNRTNGNSMLH; this is encoded by the coding sequence TTGAAAGCTCTAGTATTCGCCGCAGCGGTTATTTCCGCCGCCGCGCTGCTGGCCGGCTGCGCCAGCAAGCCAAGCAACAAGGACGACAGCGCCTTTACCTATTTACTGGACCGGCCGAGCAACTGGGTCGAAAACAAGCTCGAAGGCTTGCCACCTTTGCCGCAGGCAAACAACCTCCAGCCCTTCAACGTGTCGCAAAACACTCGGCTTCAGTTTTCGCTTGATACCCAGTCACTGAGCGTCGGCACTGATGGTGTCGTGCGTTACACCGTCGTTATCACCAGCCCGGCTGGCGCGCGCAATGTGAACTATGAAGGCATTCGTTGCGACACCTATAGCTGGCGCCTTTATGCAGGCCTTGATGCAGATCACAGCGGCTGGGACCAGACCGTGGCAAACGACTGGACGCGAATCGAAAACGGTGAGCTCAATGCGTACCACGCTGCGCTGTATCAGGATTATTTTTGCGCCAGCAAAATGCCCGTCGGAAGCGCAAAACAGATTATTGAAAACATGCGCTATAACCGAACCAACGGCAACAGCATGCTGCATTAA
- a CDS encoding PP0621 family protein, which translates to MRQIFLLIVLFFVGHWLSRKLKRAQGRQEPHSRPNQASGTASSPGTPRLAEPMIRCAECGVHAPKSDSVTVAGQAFCCADHAQRHAARSAGRDAR; encoded by the coding sequence ATGCGACAAATTTTTCTGCTGATCGTGCTGTTTTTTGTCGGGCACTGGCTGTCCCGCAAGCTGAAGCGTGCCCAGGGTCGTCAAGAGCCACATTCGCGGCCGAATCAGGCGAGTGGCACTGCTTCATCGCCTGGCACCCCCCGTCTTGCTGAACCCATGATTCGCTGCGCCGAATGTGGAGTGCATGCGCCGAAGAGCGATTCGGTTACCGTGGCGGGGCAGGCGTTTTGCTGCGCTGACCACGCGCAGCGTCATGCTGCGCGGTCTGCGGGCCGTGATGCGCGATGA